CCATGAGTCTCGAAAACCTCGCCCCCGGCATCAAGGCCGCCGTTCTGGCCGAAGCCCTGCCCTACATCAAGCGCTTCCACGGCCGCACCATCGTCGTCAAATACGGTGGCAATGCGATGACCGAAGAACACCTGAAAAACTGCTTCGCGCGCGACGTGGTGCTGCTCAAGCTGGTCGGCTTCAATATCGTCGTGGTACACGGCGGCGGCCCGCAGATCGAAACCCTGCTCGCCCGCGTCGGCAAGAAGGGCGAATTCATTCAGGGCATGCGCGTCACCGACACCGAGACCATGGAAGTGGTCGAGATGGTCCTCGGCGGCCAGGTCAACAAGGACATCGTCAATCTGATCAACCAGCACGGCGGCAAGGCCGTTGGCCTCACCGGCAAGGATGGCAACTTCATCCGCGCCAAGAAGCTGATGCTGGAAAACAAGGACAACCCGGGCGACCTGATCGACGTCGGCCAGGTCGGCGAGATCACTTCGGTCGACCCGTCGCTGATCGGCCTGCTCGAATCCGGCGCCTTCATTCCGGTGATCGCCCCGATCGGTGTCGGCAAGGATGGCGAGACCTACAACATCAACGCCGACGTGGTCGCCGGTAAAATCGCCGAAGTGCTCAAGGCGGAAAAGCTGGTGCTGCTGACCAACACCCCGGGCGTGCTCGACAAGGCCGGCAACCTGCTGACCGGAATCACCCCCAAGGAAATCGACGGCATGGTCGAGGACGGCACGCTGTCCGGCGGCATGCTGCCCAAGATCAGTTCGGCGCTCGATGCCGCCCGCAACGGCGTCAAGGGTGTACACATCATCGACGGCCGCGTCGAACACGCGCTGCTACTGGAAATCCTGACCGACCACGGCGTCGGCACGATGATCAAGTCGCACTGAACCTCGCCCCCCACGTACTGGAAACCCGCCACCCGGCGGGTTTCTCGCTTTCCAGCATGTCACCGCCCCCCACCTGGCTCTTCGACCTCGACAACACCCTGCACAATGCCTCGGCACGGATTTTTCCGCACATCAACCGGGCCATGCGCGAGTACATCGAACGCCATCTCGGCCTCGACCGATACGCTGCCGACCGCCTGCGCGCCGACTACTGGCGGCGCTACGGCGCGACCCTGCTTGGACTGGTCCGCCATCACGCGACCGACCCGCAGCATTTTCTCGACGAAACCCATCGTTTCCCCGACCTGGAACGGATGATCGTCTTCGAGAAGCCCTTGCTGCACGCGCTGAAGCGCCTGCCCGGGCGCAAGATCCTGTTCACCAACGGCCCCGCCGCTTACGCCAACGCGGTTCTGGCGCTGACCGGACTGCAGCGCCATTTCGATAGCGTTTATAGCGTCGAGCGCCTGCGCTTTCAGCCCAAACCGAGCCGTGCCGCCTTCGACATCGTTCTCCGCAACGAGCGACTGACGCCTCACCGCTGCATCCTGGTTGAGGACAGCCTGGAAAATCTGGTTACTGCCAAGAAACTGGGAATGCGAACGGTCTGGATCAATACCGGAATGCGCCAGTCGCCGTTTGTCGACCTCAAGCTGCGTTCGGTCCGCGAATTACCCCACCGCTACGGTCGACTATAATTTTTTGGCATTTTCCGGCATCCTTGCGGCTACTTCATTTTGTACAACAAGAAAACATGGCCAGCAAACCCGGAGAACGCCGCCTGCAGATTCTGCAAACCCTCGCCGGTATGCTCGAAAGCCCGCAAGGCGAAAAAATCACCACCGCTGCCCTGGCAGCCCGCCTTGCATGCTCGGAAGCCGCGCTCTACCGCCACTTTGCAAGCAAGGCCCAGATGTATGACGGCCTGATCGAATTCATCGAACAAAGCCTGTTTGGCGTAATCAACCGGATCACCGGTGAAGAACCAGACGGCCTCCGTCAGGTCGAGGCCATCCTGGGTCTGCTACTCAACTTTGCCCAGAAGAACCGGGGCATGACGCGGGTTTTGATTGGCGATGCGCTGGTACACGAAAACGAACGCCTGCAACTGCGGATCAATGCCCTGCTCGACAAGCTCGAGGCCGCGCTCAAGCAGGCTCTGCGCATCGCCGCAACGCAGGGCACTCTGGCCGAGCAAGCCGATTTTGCAGCGCTCGCCAACCTGCTGCGCTGCTACGCCGTCGGGCGCTGGGAACAATACGCACGCAGCGGTTTCTCCCGCGAACCCTTGGCTAGTTGGCCGCAGCAATGGCCAATGCTGTATTGCGCCTGCCTGTCGCAGGCCGGTCGTTAGCGGCGTGCCTGCGACTAACCCGCTTGGTGGCAAGCTTGCCTGCCCGTCATTGCCAACTTTGAGAAAGAACGGGGGCGCCGCAGCGCCCCGGAAATACGGCTAACCGGCTAACCGGCTAACCGGCTAACCGGCTAACCGGCTAACCGGCTAACGGCCGGCAAGATACTCGGCTGCATCGAGCGCGAAGTAGGTGAGAATCCCGTCGGCCCCTGCTCGCTTGAAGGCAAGCAGGCTTTCCAGGACACAGGCCTCCTCATTGAGCCAGCCGTTTTGGGCAGCAGCCTTGAGCATCGCGTACTCCCCGCTGACCTGATAAGCGTAGGTCGGCACTTTGAACTCGTCCTTGACTCGCCGAACGATGTCGAGATACGGCATGCCCGGCTTGACCATTACCATGTCAGCCCCCTCTTCAAGATCAAGAGCGACTTCACGCAAGGCTTCGTCAGTGTTGGCCGGGTCCATCTGATAGGTGTATTTGTTGCCCTTGCCAAGATTGGCCGCCGAACCGACGGCATCGCGGAACGGGCCGTAGAAGGCCGACGCATATTTGGCTGAGTAGGCCAGAATCCGCGTGTAAATCTGCCCCTGGTTTTCCAAAGCCTGACGGATACGCCCGATCCGGCCATCCATCATATCCGACGGCGCAACCACATCGGCCCCCGCCTGGGCATGACACAAGGCCTGCTTGACCAGCACCTCCAGAGTTTCGTCGTTGAGTACGTAACCGTTGGCGTCGATCAAGCCATCCTGGCCATGGCTGGTGTAAGGGTCGAGTGCGACATCGGTAATCACCCCCAGTTCGGGGAATTCCCGCTTCAAGGCCTGTACCACGCGCGGCACCAGCCCCTCCGGGTTGTACGCTTCTTCGGCGGCCAGGGACTTGAGCGATGCATCGACCACCGGAAACAACGCCAAGGCGGGAATACCCAGCTTGGCTGCACGCTCGGCAGTACGCAACAGGACATCCAGCGACTGACGCTCAACCCCGGGCATCGACGCCACCTTCTCAACCCGGCCAGCTCCCTCGAGAACGAATACCGGATAGATAAAATCATCGACAGTGAGCACCGATTCGCGCATCAGGCGACGGGAAAAATCATCGCGCCGCATGCGCCGCATGCGGGTTGCAGAAAAAACGCCGGTTACCGCCATGAACAACCTCCAGCTAAACAAGCCAAAAAAAGATGATGCGCGCTCCGGAACTTTTCGACTTTGACCCGAGTCAGAGCGACTAGATGGCACGCGCTGTCTCCCGCTTTACCTCCCTGAGCGGGTGCCCTGATCTCGTCAGGGCATTTTGCCCCCGGACCCCCCTTATCCGGGGGCTTTTTGTTTGACCGCAGCCGTTGCTGGGGGCGTTTTCGGCGCTGCCTGCCGAGGCTCAGGCAAAGGCATGTCGAGCCAGCCGGCAAGAACCTGTTCCGCCTCTTCGATCCCGGTCTTTTTCAGACTCGAAAACAACTGTGCCGAATACCGGCCGCCGTTGCTGCCTTCGGTCCAGGTGGCAATTTCCGCCCGCACCGCGCGCAATACCTTGGTCTGGTCCTGGCGGCTGAGCTTATCGGCCTTCGAGAGCAGGATATGCAGCGGTCGGCCAGTCGGCCGGAACCAGTCAATCATGCGCCGATCGAGATCGGTGAAAGGGCGCCGGATATCCATGATCAGTACCAAGCCGACCAATGGTCCGCGCCGGGTCAGATAGGGACCGATCAACCCTTCCCATTGGGCACGAATTTCCTCGGGCGCCTTGGCAAAACCATATCCCGGGAGGTCGACGAAATACTTGCCTTCGGCCAGCGTGAAATAATTCAGGTGCTGCGTCCGCCCTGGCGTTTTACTGACGAAGGCGAGCCGCACACGGCCTGCCAGGGTGTTAATCGCCGAAGATTTGCCGGCATTCGAACGGCCAGCGAAAGCCACCTCGCTACGGGCGTCGGTAGGCAAGTCGCGCAGGTGCGCCACGGTGGTGTGAAAAACAGCTTTCTGGAACAAAGGCATAAAAAACTCGCAAGACCCGCCTTGTTAAAGGGCGAAGTGATATAGAATAGCAGGTTTGTAACTTCCGTTCCGGTCAAAGCGCCCACAAACGCGCACTAGGAGTCCGAAAAATGATTCGTACCGCGGCAATGGCAATCCTCCTCGCCACCAGTTTCGTTACCCACGCTTCCGATGAAGCCAAGGCCAAGGCCGACCCTGCCAAGGGCAAAGCCATCGCCGAAACCGTTTGCGTGGCCTGCCACGGCGCCGACGGCAACAGCGCTGCCTCGGCTAACCCGCATCTGGCCGGGCAGATCGAGGAATACCTGTTCAAGCAACTGAAAAACTTCAAGGCCGCCGACGGCAAGCCCGCCGCCCGGAACAACCCGATCATGGGCGGCATGGTTGCCGGCTTGTCGGAAGAAGACATGAAGAACGTCGCTGCCTGGTTCTCCAGCCAGAAGCTGAAGCCAGCTTCCGCCAAGGACGAATCCAAGCTTGCTCTCGGCCAGAAGCTGTGGCGCCAGGGCGACTTCAAGAAGGGTATCCCGGCCTGTGCCGGCTGCCACGGCCCAGCCGGCGCTGGCATGCCCGCCCAGTACCCGCGCCTGTCCGGCCAATTCGCCGAATACACCGAGGCCCAGCTGAAGGCCTTCCGTGTTGACGAGCGCAACAATGACCCGGAAAAGATGATGCGCACGATTGCCGCCAAGCTTTCTGACGTCGAAATCAAGGCCGTTTCGGAATACGCCGCCGGTCTGCGCTAAGCGGTTCCGCACGCAAGCAAAAGGCAGCCCCAGTGGCTGCCTTTTTGTTGCCCGCCGTCTGCTGGGACCACGAGCAACGATCAATGCCAGGAGGAGCAGCCTTGTTCGCCAGCAGCGGCAGGACTAGACTGAAGCCGCAGCATCCGATCCCCCCGATAGAGGAGAAGCAAAATGAAAACGCTCAAGCAACTGCTCGCCGAAAAACAGCATCCGCTCGCCGTCGTTTCTCCCGCCGATACCGTTTTTCACGCTCTCGGCGTGATGGCGCAGCACGACGTTGGCGCCTTGCTGGTACTTGATGGCGAGGCACTGGTCGGCATTTTTTCCGAACGTGATTACGCCCGCAAGGTGATCCTGCACGGCAAAGCCTCAAAGGACACCCCGGTACGCGACATCATGAGCGAGCGCGTAGTCTACGTCACCCCCGATCAAACCCTGGATCAGTGCATGGCGCTGATGACCGAAAAACGTTTCCGCCATCTGCCGGTACTCAATACCGACGGCAGCGTCGCCGGAATCATCTCGATTGGCGACCTGGTCAAGGAAACCATCAGTTCGCAGCAGTTCATCATCGATGAACTGGCGCGTTACATCAGCAGCTAATTCATGTCCGTTACCGACTGCCGCCACCATAAGCTTCTCACTCGCATTACCAGCGATTTGGCCGGGCAGGCCAATTTCCCCACCTGCCTGGATGCGGCAGTCGCAGTGCGCAATACCTTGCAGCAAGAGCAGGTCACGCTGGAAATGCTGCGTGAGGCAGTGGCGGGCTCGCCGCTGATTGCGGCCCGTATTCTTCGCTTGGCCAATGCCAGCGCCTACAACCCGGGTGGCAAAGTGATTGCCGACCTGGGGTCAGCAATCAGTCGGATCGGCTTCGAGGCGGTCCGCAGCATTTCGCTGGCCATCGCCATTGCCCAGATGAACGCGCCGCAGCAACCACCTCATTTTGCAGCCATTGCTGCCGCCACGCTGGAGCACTCGCTACAGGTGGCGGCAATAGCCCGCACACTGGCGCGCACCCTCGGCCGAATCAACCCGGACGAAGCAATGCTGGCCGGACTGGTGCACGACATCGGGATCTTTTACCTGCTTTATCACGCTGCCGAAGCCAGTGATTACCGCCAAGACTCAGCGTTGCTCGACGATCTGCTCGCCTGCCACCATGAGGCTATCGGCGAGCAGTTGCTGCTGGCCCTGGCCCTGCCCGGACGGATCATTCGTGCCGTCAGCGAACATGAGCACCTGCAGCACGTCGAGACCCCCTCCTCGATCCGCGACGTCCTGTACTTCGCCAACCTGCTCGCCACCCCGGTAGCAAGCGAAATCTCGCTGGACCTGCCCGCAGCCGAACGCGAATTGCGCCAACTTGACCGCGAGCGCTATCAGGCCATTCTGAGCCATGCCGAAGATCACATTGCCGACCTGCGAACCGCCCTCGCTGCCGCCTGAACTCACCGTGCGGAGCGTGGTCCGAACCAGGTAGCCAATTGTTCAGCGACCATTATGCCTCCTGATCTGCCAGCAATCCCGAGCAGCGAAATCACCCCGCCCGAGGTTTTTTCCCAGCGGCGGCGGTTGCTGCTTGCCGGTGCTGCCGGCTTGCTCGGTAGCACCGGCAGCGCTGCCACCACGAACCGCGAAGAGCCACTCATCGCCAGCCGCAACCCGCGCTTTGCCCTCGATGACAAGCCCACCCCGCTAGCCACCATGACCGGCTACGGCAACTTCTACGAATTCGGCCCGGACAAAGATAGCCCGGCGAAAAATGCGTACCGCCTGCGCCTGCGGCCGTGGACGCTTACGGTCGACGGCGAAGTCAGGCAAAAAAGGACTTTCGCAATCGAAGACATCCTCGGCTGGGGCGGCCTTGAAGAACGGACCTATCGTTTTCGCTGCGTCGAGGGCTGGAGCGCCGTCGTACCCTGGATCGGCCTGCCCTTCAACGAACTGCTGAAGCGCGTCGAATTGACCGGCAATGCCCGCTTCGTCGAGTTCTGGAGCCTCGCCGACCCTGAACAAATGCCTTATGTCCGCACCCCATTCCTCGACTGGCCTTACGTCGAGGCGCTACGCCTGGACGAAGCGGGACATCCGCTGACCCTGCTCGCCGTCGGAATGTACGGCCAGGTCATGCCCAAGCAGAGCGGCGCCCCGCTGCGCCTGATCGTGCCCTGGAAATATGGCTTCAAGGGTGCCAAGTCGATCGTCCGCATCCGCTTTGTCGAAAAGCAGCCAGCCACGGTGTGGACCAAGGCCGGCCCCGACGAATACGGGTTCTACTCCAAC
This genomic window from Dechloromonas sp. ZY10 contains:
- the argB gene encoding acetylglutamate kinase; protein product: MSLENLAPGIKAAVLAEALPYIKRFHGRTIVVKYGGNAMTEEHLKNCFARDVVLLKLVGFNIVVVHGGGPQIETLLARVGKKGEFIQGMRVTDTETMEVVEMVLGGQVNKDIVNLINQHGGKAVGLTGKDGNFIRAKKLMLENKDNPGDLIDVGQVGEITSVDPSLIGLLESGAFIPVIAPIGVGKDGETYNINADVVAGKIAEVLKAEKLVLLTNTPGVLDKAGNLLTGITPKEIDGMVEDGTLSGGMLPKISSALDAARNGVKGVHIIDGRVEHALLLEILTDHGVGTMIKSH
- a CDS encoding pyrimidine 5'-nucleotidase; this encodes MSPPPTWLFDLDNTLHNASARIFPHINRAMREYIERHLGLDRYAADRLRADYWRRYGATLLGLVRHHATDPQHFLDETHRFPDLERMIVFEKPLLHALKRLPGRKILFTNGPAAYANAVLALTGLQRHFDSVYSVERLRFQPKPSRAAFDIVLRNERLTPHRCILVEDSLENLVTAKKLGMRTVWINTGMRQSPFVDLKLRSVRELPHRYGRL
- the slmA gene encoding nucleoid occlusion factor SlmA; translated protein: MASKPGERRLQILQTLAGMLESPQGEKITTAALAARLACSEAALYRHFASKAQMYDGLIEFIEQSLFGVINRITGEEPDGLRQVEAILGLLLNFAQKNRGMTRVLIGDALVHENERLQLRINALLDKLEAALKQALRIAATQGTLAEQADFAALANLLRCYAVGRWEQYARSGFSREPLASWPQQWPMLYCACLSQAGR
- the hemB gene encoding porphobilinogen synthase, whose product is MAVTGVFSATRMRRMRRDDFSRRLMRESVLTVDDFIYPVFVLEGAGRVEKVASMPGVERQSLDVLLRTAERAAKLGIPALALFPVVDASLKSLAAEEAYNPEGLVPRVVQALKREFPELGVITDVALDPYTSHGQDGLIDANGYVLNDETLEVLVKQALCHAQAGADVVAPSDMMDGRIGRIRQALENQGQIYTRILAYSAKYASAFYGPFRDAVGSAANLGKGNKYTYQMDPANTDEALREVALDLEEGADMVMVKPGMPYLDIVRRVKDEFKVPTYAYQVSGEYAMLKAAAQNGWLNEEACVLESLLAFKRAGADGILTYFALDAAEYLAGR
- the yihA gene encoding ribosome biogenesis GTP-binding protein YihA/YsxC, translating into MPLFQKAVFHTTVAHLRDLPTDARSEVAFAGRSNAGKSSAINTLAGRVRLAFVSKTPGRTQHLNYFTLAEGKYFVDLPGYGFAKAPEEIRAQWEGLIGPYLTRRGPLVGLVLIMDIRRPFTDLDRRMIDWFRPTGRPLHILLSKADKLSRQDQTKVLRAVRAEIATWTEGSNGGRYSAQLFSSLKKTGIEEAEQVLAGWLDMPLPEPRQAAPKTPPATAAVKQKAPG
- a CDS encoding cytochrome c translates to MIRTAAMAILLATSFVTHASDEAKAKADPAKGKAIAETVCVACHGADGNSAASANPHLAGQIEEYLFKQLKNFKAADGKPAARNNPIMGGMVAGLSEEDMKNVAAWFSSQKLKPASAKDESKLALGQKLWRQGDFKKGIPACAGCHGPAGAGMPAQYPRLSGQFAEYTEAQLKAFRVDERNNDPEKMMRTIAAKLSDVEIKAVSEYAAGLR
- a CDS encoding CBS domain-containing protein, encoding MKTLKQLLAEKQHPLAVVSPADTVFHALGVMAQHDVGALLVLDGEALVGIFSERDYARKVILHGKASKDTPVRDIMSERVVYVTPDQTLDQCMALMTEKRFRHLPVLNTDGSVAGIISIGDLVKETISSQQFIIDELARYISS
- a CDS encoding HDOD domain-containing protein, with protein sequence MSVTDCRHHKLLTRITSDLAGQANFPTCLDAAVAVRNTLQQEQVTLEMLREAVAGSPLIAARILRLANASAYNPGGKVIADLGSAISRIGFEAVRSISLAIAIAQMNAPQQPPHFAAIAAATLEHSLQVAAIARTLARTLGRINPDEAMLAGLVHDIGIFYLLYHAAEASDYRQDSALLDDLLACHHEAIGEQLLLALALPGRIIRAVSEHEHLQHVETPSSIRDVLYFANLLATPVASEISLDLPAAERELRQLDRERYQAILSHAEDHIADLRTALAAA
- the msrP gene encoding protein-methionine-sulfoxide reductase catalytic subunit MsrP — its product is MPPDLPAIPSSEITPPEVFSQRRRLLLAGAAGLLGSTGSAATTNREEPLIASRNPRFALDDKPTPLATMTGYGNFYEFGPDKDSPAKNAYRLRLRPWTLTVDGEVRQKRTFAIEDILGWGGLEERTYRFRCVEGWSAVVPWIGLPFNELLKRVELTGNARFVEFWSLADPEQMPYVRTPFLDWPYVEALRLDEAGHPLTLLAVGMYGQVMPKQSGAPLRLIVPWKYGFKGAKSIVRIRFVEKQPATVWTKAGPDEYGFYSNVNPEVPHKRWSQSHERRLGEFFKRKTLPFNGYAEQVAGLYAGMDLKLNF